From Paenibacillus graminis, a single genomic window includes:
- the ylbJ gene encoding sporulation integral membrane protein YlbJ, with the protein MILKKNYSPLLGVLLAGCMLLMMMNPASSLDAALRGLSVWWDVLFPSLFPFFVISEMMLGFGVVHLFGALLDPLMRPLFNIPGSGGFVAAMGYVSGYPVGARLTAKLREQGLLSRVEGERLVAFTTSSDPIFLLGAVSVGFFHDASLGLILALAHYGGGLIVGLLMSFHGRPKNSPSGPPQSVPHIVPQLPKGAEGAGRLRLALRSMAEARQRDGRGVGELLKGAIQSSLQLIIVVGGLVVFFNVLMELMDRAGIMSALFSFTGGLLSLAGFPAELSTALVSGLFEVTLGTRSAGAAAAPVPLQFKVAAAAWVLSWGGLSVHAQVASILNGTGLRYLPFLAARLVHAFLSAGLVLLLWKPIAGSGSGLDHSSATAAAGFSAAPLSGFAASLSWLGLLLGTALLLSLLVMLLHRIPRPGRRQ; encoded by the coding sequence ATGATTCTGAAAAAAAATTACAGCCCGCTGCTGGGTGTTCTTCTTGCCGGATGTATGCTGCTGATGATGATGAACCCGGCTAGTTCTCTGGATGCAGCCCTCCGCGGGTTATCCGTCTGGTGGGACGTGCTGTTCCCTTCACTGTTTCCGTTCTTTGTGATTTCGGAGATGATGCTGGGTTTCGGGGTAGTCCATCTGTTCGGCGCCCTGCTTGATCCGCTGATGCGTCCGCTTTTTAACATTCCCGGCAGCGGAGGTTTTGTGGCGGCTATGGGTTATGTCTCAGGATACCCCGTCGGCGCCAGATTAACCGCAAAGCTGCGGGAGCAAGGGCTGCTGAGCCGGGTAGAAGGCGAACGTCTCGTGGCCTTCACCACATCATCTGATCCGATCTTCCTGCTCGGCGCGGTCTCAGTAGGTTTTTTTCACGATGCTTCTCTGGGGCTGATTCTTGCGCTCGCCCATTACGGTGGAGGGCTCATTGTAGGACTGCTGATGTCGTTTCACGGCAGACCAAAGAATTCGCCATCCGGACCGCCCCAGTCTGTCCCGCATATAGTTCCACAGCTGCCTAAAGGTGCTGAAGGCGCAGGCAGGCTCCGCTTGGCCCTGCGTTCCATGGCGGAAGCCAGACAGCGGGACGGACGAGGTGTAGGCGAACTCCTGAAGGGAGCGATCCAGTCTTCGCTGCAGCTCATTATTGTTGTGGGCGGGCTCGTTGTCTTCTTCAATGTGCTGATGGAGCTGATGGACCGGGCCGGAATTATGTCCGCACTATTCAGCTTTACAGGAGGGCTGCTCTCGCTGGCGGGATTCCCTGCAGAGCTGTCCACAGCGCTCGTCAGCGGACTTTTTGAGGTAACGCTGGGCACCCGCTCAGCCGGTGCTGCTGCCGCCCCGGTGCCCCTGCAGTTCAAAGTAGCCGCAGCCGCTTGGGTCCTCTCCTGGGGCGGTTTATCCGTGCACGCACAGGTAGCCAGCATTCTGAACGGAACAGGACTCCGCTATCTGCCCTTTTTGGCTGCCAGGCTGGTCCATGCATTCCTGTCGGCAGGACTTGTGCTCCTGCTGTGGAAGCCCATTGCAGGCTCCGGGTCCGGTCTGGACCACAGCTCGGCAACCGCCGCTGCCGGCTTTTCCGCCGCCCCGCTGTCCGGGTTTGCCGCCAGCCTAAGCTGGCTTGGTCTGCTGCTCGGTACAGCTCTGCTGCTCTCGCTGCTGGTGATGCTGCTTCACCGCATCCCGCGTCCAGGACGGCGGCAATGA
- a CDS encoding NAD kinase, whose translation MRYYVLDRGDELSIKLAEQFHKLAAERNLELDAKSPEIVISIGGDGTMLHAFHTFIDQIPNLAFVGVHTGHLGFYADWKADELPALADYMCGAGSAEPHKPRIVKYPLLELEIHKKSGSSSHIALNEFTLKGVDGTVVIQVDINDVTFEMFRGDGLCVSTPSGSTAYNKSLGGAMVHPTIEALQIAEIASINNRVFRTMGSPLLLPKHHHCDIFSRKDQRLLLTIDHNNIPVDDLISVRCQVSDKKISFARYRPFPFWNRVREAFLI comes from the coding sequence TTGAGATATTATGTTCTGGACCGCGGTGACGAACTGTCCATCAAACTTGCGGAGCAATTTCACAAGCTGGCAGCGGAGCGGAATCTGGAGCTGGATGCCAAATCTCCGGAAATCGTCATCTCCATTGGCGGAGACGGTACCATGCTGCACGCTTTTCACACGTTTATCGACCAGATTCCCAATCTGGCTTTTGTGGGTGTCCATACCGGGCATCTGGGATTCTATGCGGACTGGAAGGCAGACGAGCTGCCTGCCCTGGCTGATTACATGTGTGGAGCCGGCAGCGCCGAACCGCATAAGCCGCGTATCGTCAAATACCCGCTGCTCGAATTGGAAATCCACAAGAAATCCGGCTCCAGCTCTCATATTGCCCTAAATGAGTTCACACTCAAGGGTGTGGACGGAACAGTGGTGATTCAGGTAGACATCAATGATGTGACCTTCGAGATGTTCCGGGGCGACGGCCTCTGTGTGTCCACACCGTCAGGCAGCACCGCCTACAACAAAAGCCTTGGCGGGGCCATGGTGCACCCCACTATTGAAGCCCTGCAGATTGCCGAGATTGCTTCTATTAACAACCGTGTTTTCCGCACGATGGGCTCGCCGCTGCTGCTGCCCAAGCACCATCATTGCGATATATTTTCACGCAAGGACCAGCGCCTGCTGTTAACGATAGACCATAACAACATACCCGTTGATGATCTGATCTCCGTGCGCTGCCAGGTATCCGACAAAAAAATTAGCTTTGCCAGATACCGCCCGTTTCCCTTCTGGAACCGGGTCCGTGAAGCATTCCTGATCTAG
- a CDS encoding copper amine oxidase N-terminal domain-containing protein — protein MKKLLSLMGISLLAFMLAVPAFAADKPIKVYINGSNVAFTAGSPYLKNNTVLVPFRVIFEKMGLNVLWDAKTGTVTGTSASLTISLKIGSSRATVNNLVKKLATAPSSISGTTYIPLRFVAEATGGTAVWDAASRSVKIDTPKAQDNSEQQITDLMHLSNEYFNSENASGYYSLVAFNSVPAGSVDNLKEYFKRYDMVNTIESLDILTLQGNEAVVHTVEKSVRKGGDYLPDERYEYLHTLVRKNGVWKIESSELQDSSVLLTPEQGKTAAVVPQSDDSAIKDSLSKYYAARNAKNMDGTLAQLTYYGEEYEASMKDALTEYFDGYNLTDTPNSSNIFYYTPDEAALYVESSVKDADSGKDYTQSSIFIFSKSSSGQWTIDDSYIVSYSDKK, from the coding sequence TTGAAGAAATTATTGTCGCTCATGGGCATAAGTCTGCTGGCTTTCATGCTGGCGGTTCCCGCTTTTGCCGCAGACAAACCGATCAAAGTCTACATTAATGGAAGCAATGTTGCTTTCACCGCCGGTTCTCCGTATCTGAAGAACAATACTGTTCTTGTTCCTTTTCGTGTCATCTTCGAAAAAATGGGATTGAACGTGCTCTGGGATGCCAAGACAGGAACCGTCACCGGAACAAGCGCCAGCCTTACAATCAGCCTAAAAATCGGCAGCAGCCGGGCAACGGTTAACAATCTGGTCAAGAAGCTGGCCACCGCTCCAAGCTCCATCAGCGGCACCACATACATACCCTTGCGTTTCGTGGCCGAGGCTACCGGAGGTACAGCTGTCTGGGATGCGGCCAGCAGAAGCGTAAAGATTGATACCCCCAAAGCCCAAGATAACAGTGAACAGCAAATTACAGACCTTATGCATTTATCCAATGAATATTTCAATTCCGAGAATGCATCAGGCTACTATTCGCTCGTCGCCTTCAATTCAGTCCCTGCCGGTTCGGTTGACAATTTGAAGGAATACTTCAAAAGGTATGATATGGTCAACACCATCGAAAGCCTCGATATCCTGACCCTTCAAGGCAATGAAGCCGTTGTGCATACCGTGGAGAAATCTGTGCGCAAGGGAGGAGATTACCTGCCTGATGAGCGGTATGAGTACCTGCATACCCTCGTCCGCAAGAATGGAGTATGGAAAATCGAAAGCTCCGAGCTACAGGACAGCTCTGTTTTGCTTACACCTGAACAAGGGAAAACGGCCGCCGTGGTTCCACAAAGCGACGATTCCGCTATTAAAGACAGCCTCAGCAAGTATTACGCAGCCAGAAACGCCAAAAATATGGACGGCACCCTTGCCCAGCTTACCTACTACGGGGAAGAATATGAAGCTTCCATGAAAGATGCCCTAACCGAGTATTTTGATGGCTATAATCTTACTGACACGCCCAATAGCTCCAATATCTTCTATTATACTCCGGATGAGGCTGCCCTATATGTGGAGTCTTCTGTCAAGGATGCTGATTCAGGTAAGGACTATACGCAATCTTCTATTTTTATTTTCTCCAAATCCAGCAGTGGTCAATGGACCATCGATGATTCTTACATAGTTTCCTATTCCGATAAAAAGTAA
- a CDS encoding S41 family peptidase: MKSGKVITAALSGCLAVSLILAPAALAADSSQAASGTDQAQAAASTDQINEIMQYLEQYNVEGIDQDTLIRGAIDGMVNTLNDPYSQYFDKDEAAEFSHAVDLEYVGIGIRMVYTAKELYIEEVVAGSPAEQAGLKRGDTILKINGVKIENTKGDELSGTAGTKVSLLVSRKGMLKTFSVKRSEMASTSVTSKMLGQNIAYISIGGFTQNADEEFTTALDKMRAGGMKSLVLDLRDNTGGYMDSAYNIAAKFMDKGIMMYTSDQSGVLTPVTITDGSKIGVPVVVLTNEYTASASEALTGALHDNKLATVVGTRSFGKARIQSLIPVSDGAELKLTTQKYLTPSKEDFNHIGLAPDIEVQGKTAQLITALQIAGMNRMTASGDNHILDVNGSPFAGNVGLIKQGNTIYASSRVLAALLESEVSWDAKNKKVLVTNGTGKVSGFALASKEALSQNNETFIDVKAFQQKFPSLVWSYNASQNQLKLSVK, encoded by the coding sequence ATGAAATCAGGCAAGGTAATCACTGCGGCCCTCAGCGGCTGTCTGGCTGTATCGCTTATTCTGGCTCCCGCTGCTCTGGCAGCGGACAGTTCTCAGGCGGCGTCCGGCACAGACCAGGCACAAGCGGCTGCCTCCACGGATCAGATTAACGAAATTATGCAGTATCTGGAGCAATATAATGTGGAGGGAATCGATCAGGACACACTGATCCGCGGAGCGATTGACGGCATGGTGAACACCCTCAACGATCCCTACAGCCAGTACTTCGACAAGGATGAGGCTGCTGAGTTCAGCCATGCGGTCGATCTTGAATATGTCGGCATCGGCATCCGGATGGTCTACACCGCCAAAGAACTGTATATTGAAGAAGTTGTGGCCGGTTCTCCGGCAGAACAAGCCGGCCTTAAGCGCGGCGATACCATTCTCAAAATTAACGGTGTAAAAATCGAAAACACCAAAGGCGATGAGCTGAGCGGTACAGCGGGCACCAAGGTATCCCTGCTCGTCAGCAGAAAAGGGATGTTGAAAACTTTCAGCGTCAAACGCAGCGAGATGGCCTCCACCTCAGTAACCAGCAAAATGCTTGGACAGAATATAGCTTATATCTCAATTGGGGGCTTCACGCAAAATGCGGATGAGGAGTTCACAACAGCACTAGATAAAATGCGTGCCGGCGGCATGAAATCCCTGGTGCTCGACCTGCGGGACAATACGGGCGGCTACATGGATTCCGCCTATAACATTGCTGCCAAATTTATGGACAAGGGCATTATGATGTACACCTCCGACCAGAGCGGAGTCTTAACCCCGGTAACCATTACCGATGGCAGCAAAATTGGAGTGCCGGTTGTAGTGCTGACTAATGAATACACCGCCAGTGCTTCCGAGGCGCTTACCGGTGCCCTTCACGACAATAAGCTGGCAACGGTAGTGGGCACACGTTCCTTCGGCAAAGCACGGATTCAGAGTCTGATTCCGGTATCGGATGGGGCCGAACTAAAGCTGACGACACAGAAATATCTGACGCCAAGCAAAGAGGACTTCAACCATATCGGGTTGGCCCCGGACATTGAAGTCCAAGGCAAAACGGCACAATTGATCACCGCCCTGCAAATTGCCGGAATGAACAGAATGACAGCTTCGGGCGACAATCATATTCTTGATGTGAACGGCAGTCCTTTTGCCGGAAATGTCGGACTGATCAAACAAGGAAATACGATCTACGCTTCCTCGCGCGTGCTGGCTGCCCTGTTGGAGAGCGAAGTCTCCTGGGATGCCAAGAACAAAAAAGTGCTCGTCACAAACGGCACAGGCAAGGTATCCGGGTTCGCCCTGGCTTCCAAAGAGGCCCTGTCACAGAACAATGAGACGTTCATTGATGTAAAAGCCTTTCAGCAAAAGTTCCCATCTCTGGTATGGAGCTACAACGCATCGCAGAATCAACTAAAGCTAAGTGTAAAGTAA
- a CDS encoding YutD family protein, with amino-acid sequence MIVIGGKGYELVLDHKDGWNPEAFRGRYSEVLDRYDYIIGDWGYSQLRLKGFYRDNHPKVNRDTAISGMVDYINEYCNFGCAYFVLHKLKETPKEGSFKDILTKEVPEPGTDDEMEQASAEPVVTAKVQRDPSSRPSNSNPAARDKNAGATAKENGAKDRPVREHQSRNHRNKENQGRRNNKDSQGRPPQNQPQNPLN; translated from the coding sequence TTGATCGTTATAGGTGGAAAGGGCTACGAGCTCGTATTGGATCACAAAGACGGCTGGAACCCGGAGGCGTTTCGCGGAAGATACAGTGAAGTGCTGGACCGGTACGATTACATTATCGGTGACTGGGGCTACAGCCAATTGCGCCTGAAAGGCTTTTACCGGGATAATCACCCGAAGGTGAACCGGGACACAGCAATTTCTGGCATGGTGGATTACATTAATGAATACTGCAATTTTGGCTGTGCTTATTTTGTACTTCATAAATTGAAGGAAACGCCGAAAGAAGGCAGCTTCAAGGATATTTTAACCAAAGAAGTCCCTGAGCCCGGAACAGACGATGAAATGGAGCAGGCCTCCGCAGAACCGGTGGTAACAGCCAAGGTGCAGCGGGACCCATCTTCCAGGCCCTCTAATTCAAATCCGGCAGCCCGTGACAAAAATGCGGGGGCCACAGCCAAAGAGAATGGGGCAAAGGATAGACCTGTCCGCGAACATCAAAGCCGGAATCACCGCAATAAAGAGAATCAGGGCAGAAGAAACAACAAGGATTCCCAAGGCAGACCACCGCAAAACCAGCCGCAGAATCCTTTGAATTAA
- the lipA gene encoding lipoyl synthase, translated as MTNNRTAKQPKPDWIKIKLTTGDNYQEIKGMMRSKTLHTVCEEARCPNIYECWANRTATFMILGDICTRACRFCAVNTGLPTELDLQEPERVAEAAENMKLKHCVVTSVARDDLKDGGARIFAETVAAIRKRLPLCSVEVLIPDFLGERDSLEIVMNSKPDILNHNIETVERMSDRVRARAKYRRSLELLGRAKEIKPEIPTKSSIMLGVGEEWDEILQAMDDLRAVDCDILTLGQYLQPSPKHLNVEKFYTPEEFALLKEEGLKRGFSHVESGPLVRSSYHAHEQVKSATAAREERSVSL; from the coding sequence TTGACTAATAATCGAACAGCCAAACAACCCAAGCCAGACTGGATCAAAATCAAATTAACGACTGGTGATAATTATCAGGAAATTAAAGGCATGATGCGTTCCAAAACCCTGCATACCGTATGTGAGGAAGCGCGCTGCCCGAATATCTATGAATGCTGGGCCAACCGCACAGCTACTTTTATGATTCTGGGTGACATTTGCACCCGGGCCTGCCGGTTCTGTGCCGTGAACACCGGCCTGCCTACCGAGCTTGATCTTCAGGAGCCGGAGCGTGTGGCCGAGGCTGCCGAAAATATGAAGCTTAAGCATTGTGTTGTAACCAGTGTGGCCCGGGATGATCTGAAGGATGGCGGCGCAAGGATTTTTGCCGAGACCGTGGCTGCAATCCGTAAGCGGCTTCCGCTGTGCAGCGTAGAGGTGCTGATTCCAGACTTCCTTGGGGAACGGGACAGTCTGGAAATTGTAATGAATAGCAAACCGGATATCCTGAACCACAACATTGAGACGGTGGAGCGGATGTCCGACCGCGTGCGGGCCCGGGCCAAATACCGCCGTTCCCTGGAGTTGCTAGGCAGAGCAAAGGAGATCAAGCCGGAGATTCCGACCAAATCCAGTATTATGCTTGGCGTAGGTGAGGAATGGGATGAGATTCTGCAGGCGATGGATGACTTGCGTGCGGTGGATTGTGATATATTGACATTAGGCCAGTACTTGCAGCCCTCACCCAAGCACCTGAATGTTGAGAAATTCTATACCCCTGAGGAATTTGCCCTGCTCAAGGAAGAGGGACTGAAGCGCGGGTTCAGCCATGTGGAGTCCGGTCCTCTGGTGCGCAGCTCCTATCATGCGCATGAGCAGGTGAAGTCGGCTACGGCTGCCCGCGAGGAACGCAGCGTTTCTTTGTAA
- a CDS encoding M23 family metallopeptidase, translated as MLALFRIAAIRKTVLCLSAAAMLWGDSDAVAAAAGNNLPAVSGEASGKGNLTASRKELYDQMSAATGIAWFRFAAIDQYERTIAKKKSGTEDQAKSRLTGISFPPPVWCGPLNPDQADQSPESISFFGGFGKDGSGDGLADPENDADVLYSMASHLMKYGDSSSDFNIGVWEYYHNGRATLRIEQFAKLYEHFGRLDLSGSAFPLPVGKTYSYRSTWGTGRSWGGARIHEGTDLFTPHGMTVRSTCFGIVETKGWNRYGGWRIGIRDIENRYHYYAHLAGFEKSLSRGDIVAPGQTIGWVGSSGYGKPGTQGKFPPHLHYGIYRDRGITEWAFDPYPLLKQWETQEYRALRKKK; from the coding sequence ATGCTGGCCCTATTCAGAATTGCTGCAATACGCAAAACAGTGCTCTGCTTGTCGGCCGCCGCCATGCTCTGGGGCGATAGCGATGCTGTGGCCGCCGCCGCAGGGAATAACCTGCCTGCAGTCAGCGGTGAAGCTTCAGGCAAGGGGAATCTCACTGCCAGCCGTAAGGAGCTTTATGATCAAATGAGCGCGGCTACCGGCATTGCCTGGTTCCGTTTCGCCGCTATCGACCAGTATGAGCGGACGATTGCCAAGAAGAAAAGCGGGACTGAAGACCAAGCCAAATCACGCCTTACCGGAATCAGCTTTCCCCCGCCAGTGTGGTGCGGGCCGCTGAATCCGGATCAGGCAGACCAGTCGCCGGAATCCATCAGCTTTTTTGGCGGATTTGGAAAAGACGGCTCCGGCGACGGCTTAGCCGATCCCGAGAATGATGCCGATGTGCTCTACAGTATGGCAAGTCATCTGATGAAATACGGCGACTCCTCCAGCGATTTCAATATTGGTGTATGGGAATATTACCATAACGGCCGGGCCACGCTGCGGATAGAGCAGTTCGCCAAGCTGTATGAGCATTTCGGACGTCTTGATTTATCGGGCAGTGCTTTTCCGCTGCCGGTCGGGAAGACTTATTCCTACAGAAGCACCTGGGGGACAGGCAGAAGCTGGGGCGGAGCACGTATCCATGAAGGGACGGATCTGTTCACACCTCATGGCATGACTGTGCGCAGCACCTGCTTCGGCATCGTTGAAACCAAGGGCTGGAACCGCTATGGCGGTTGGCGGATCGGTATCCGCGATATCGAAAACCGCTACCATTATTACGCCCACCTGGCCGGATTCGAAAAATCCCTCTCCCGGGGTGATATAGTGGCTCCAGGCCAGACGATCGGCTGGGTCGGCAGTTCCGGCTACGGCAAACCCGGCACTCAAGGCAAATTCCCGCCTCACCTGCATTATGGCATCTACCGTGACCGCGGGATTACCGAATGGGCCTTCGATCCCTATCCATTGCTTAAGCAGTGGGAAACCCAGGAATACCGGGCCTTGAGGAAAAAGAAATAG
- a CDS encoding alpha-glycosidase, with protein sequence MIRWFLYHTAEDPFAFPVGSGTLKLRLFVQNGQQLSCTVIHSDRYDSPGNEIPLPMERIGSAGAYEIHEAVIQSETGKCRYLFHVENPAGEYVWYGERGLSENREHAGSFQYAYMHRPEAVKLPSWSSDAVVYQIFPSSYNGGTLKGITEKIPYLHQLGITAMYMTPIFDSPSAHKYNTSDYYKVDPAFGSTEDLKALVDEAHRHGIRVLLDAVFNHSGDNFFAFKDVLEHGENSRYKDWFVIHSFPVVQTPSPNYETFAKAEAHMPKLNMDNPEVADYMMEVSKHWVREAGIDGWRLDVANEVSPRFWTRFRRELKAEFPELLLIGEIMHDSGPWLRGDQFDGGMNYVLRDAVLEFFAEQYAGPVRFMEQVLHQEALCNDQANSAMFQLLGSHDTLRFLTACKQGGRGWDHENTAIQRMRLAVFFQMTYIGMPMIYYGDEVGMEGATDPHCRMPMVWEEQEQNTALHAWYTRLISFRKQYEVLRKGAFRPWFTDEARNVLGYIRCSGQDQMGLLINNSPNRYQLELSRFRSDASVLTDLLTGATFPGTGRLLVEIEPFGCLMLN encoded by the coding sequence ATGATTCGTTGGTTTCTATACCATACTGCTGAAGATCCCTTTGCCTTTCCGGTTGGTTCCGGCACTTTGAAGCTGCGCCTCTTTGTGCAAAATGGCCAGCAGCTGTCCTGCACTGTGATTCACTCCGACCGCTATGACTCGCCGGGGAACGAAATTCCGCTTCCGATGGAACGGATCGGCTCTGCCGGAGCTTATGAAATCCACGAGGCTGTTATTCAGTCGGAAACCGGCAAATGCAGATATTTATTCCATGTCGAGAACCCTGCCGGTGAATATGTATGGTACGGGGAGCGGGGGCTGTCTGAGAACAGGGAGCACGCAGGCTCTTTTCAGTATGCTTACATGCACCGGCCGGAAGCGGTTAAGCTGCCCTCCTGGAGCTCCGATGCGGTTGTCTATCAGATTTTTCCCAGCAGCTATAACGGAGGAACCCTGAAAGGAATAACAGAAAAAATCCCCTATCTGCACCAGTTGGGGATTACGGCCATGTACATGACGCCGATTTTTGATTCCCCCTCCGCGCACAAATACAATACCTCGGATTATTACAAGGTTGATCCTGCATTTGGCAGCACGGAGGATTTAAAGGCATTGGTGGATGAAGCCCACCGCCACGGGATCAGAGTGCTGCTGGATGCTGTGTTCAACCATTCCGGAGATAATTTTTTTGCCTTCAAGGATGTGCTTGAGCACGGAGAGAATTCCCGGTACAAAGACTGGTTTGTAATTCATTCCTTTCCGGTAGTGCAGACGCCTTCCCCGAACTATGAGACCTTCGCCAAAGCGGAAGCGCATATGCCCAAGCTGAATATGGATAACCCCGAAGTGGCTGATTATATGATGGAGGTCTCCAAGCATTGGGTGCGGGAAGCGGGGATCGACGGCTGGCGTCTGGATGTGGCCAATGAGGTATCCCCAAGGTTCTGGACGCGGTTCCGCCGGGAGCTGAAGGCCGAATTTCCCGAACTGCTGCTGATCGGTGAGATCATGCATGATTCCGGCCCTTGGCTGAGGGGCGACCAGTTCGACGGGGGCATGAATTATGTGCTGCGCGACGCAGTGCTGGAGTTTTTTGCAGAGCAATATGCAGGACCAGTGCGCTTTATGGAACAGGTGTTACATCAGGAGGCGTTATGTAATGATCAGGCAAATTCAGCCATGTTCCAGCTGCTTGGCAGCCATGATACGCTGCGTTTTCTGACGGCCTGCAAGCAGGGGGGACGGGGCTGGGATCATGAGAACACAGCCATTCAGCGGATGCGGCTGGCGGTGTTTTTCCAAATGACCTATATCGGGATGCCGATGATTTATTACGGAGATGAAGTGGGCATGGAGGGAGCAACAGATCCGCACTGCAGAATGCCGATGGTGTGGGAGGAGCAGGAGCAGAACACGGCGCTTCATGCCTGGTATACCCGGCTGATTTCATTCCGGAAACAGTATGAGGTGCTGCGAAAAGGCGCTTTCCGTCCCTGGTTCACGGATGAAGCCCGTAATGTTCTCGGCTATATCCGGTGCAGCGGTCAGGACCAAATGGGGCTGTTGATCAATAATTCCCCTAACCGCTACCAGCTGGAGCTTAGCCGTTTCCGTTCTGACGCCAGCGTTCTGACTGACCTGCTGACCGGAGCAACCTTTCCCGGCACCGGACGTCTTCTGGTGGAGATTGAACCCTTTGGCTGCCTGATGCTTAATTAG
- a CDS encoding LacI family DNA-binding transcriptional regulator: MKVTIKDIAIAAGVAKSTVSKVLNDSPKISQETKQKVREIMKQMNYTPSSIATGLARQSSSNIGLLIDMSKSSEFLNQFFYNIIGGIESVIGSLKYELTIANVEHNHPHGHFLHRLVRSKKVDGLIANTSVLTEELCTQLNHLEFPYISLGEISASGCWVDFDNEAGGRMLTSHLLEEGYSAVAFIGGCEGDPLFIRRLNGYRQVLGQAGKPLREEWIINGEAEEAFGYQAAKQLLLSETTPDSVICMSNFAAYGVLLAARELGVQVPAELGIATFDDYPLSRYTTPPLTSLNLDTFHLGVSAGELLMERIGGKNESVQKLLLAPELLPRESTCRISRA, encoded by the coding sequence ATGAAGGTAACGATTAAGGATATCGCCATTGCGGCGGGGGTAGCCAAATCCACTGTATCTAAGGTGCTGAATGATTCACCAAAAATTTCGCAGGAAACCAAACAAAAGGTCAGAGAAATTATGAAACAGATGAATTACACACCCAGCAGCATCGCCACAGGCTTGGCCCGGCAGAGCAGCAGCAATATTGGACTGTTAATCGATATGTCCAAGTCCAGCGAATTCCTGAACCAGTTCTTCTACAACATTATCGGCGGAATTGAGAGTGTAATCGGCTCCTTGAAATATGAGCTGACCATTGCCAATGTCGAGCACAATCACCCTCATGGCCATTTCCTGCACAGGCTTGTCAGAAGCAAAAAGGTGGATGGCCTTATCGCCAACACCTCGGTCCTGACAGAGGAGCTGTGCACCCAGCTTAACCATCTTGAGTTTCCTTATATCTCGCTGGGAGAGATTTCAGCATCCGGATGCTGGGTCGACTTCGACAACGAAGCCGGCGGCAGAATGCTCACCAGCCATCTGCTAGAGGAGGGCTATTCTGCGGTGGCTTTTATTGGCGGATGCGAGGGAGACCCGCTCTTCATCCGGCGGCTGAACGGCTACCGGCAGGTGCTTGGGCAGGCTGGCAAGCCGCTCCGCGAAGAATGGATTATTAATGGCGAAGCAGAAGAGGCGTTTGGCTATCAAGCGGCAAAGCAGCTGCTGTTAAGCGAGACAACGCCGGACTCGGTAATCTGTATGAGCAATTTTGCAGCTTATGGGGTGCTGCTGGCTGCCAGAGAGCTTGGGGTGCAGGTTCCAGCAGAGCTTGGGATTGCAACCTTTGATGATTATCCCTTGTCCCGCTATACCACACCTCCGTTAACCTCGCTTAATCTGGATACCTTCCATCTCGGCGTATCTGCCGGAGAACTGTTAATGGAACGGATTGGCGGCAAAAATGAATCTGTTCAGAAGCTGCTGCTGGCGCCGGAACTCCTTCCGCGGGAATCCACATGCAGAATTTCAAGAGCATAG
- a CDS encoding alpha/beta hydrolase codes for MERCLFIHGFTGGEYEISPLAQFLERHDCHARTFTLKGHGGSRNDLLQSDRHEWRQSAEDQLQDLLLGGGGVHLIGFSTGALIASHLSVQYQGRIKSLTLLSTPVFPLNLLEIARTLGSPVMVRNYLSKFGATPAKATKEFLRLVRESFNIYPQIEIPTLIVQGRRDHLVRAKSAAYLQRTIPSGSKRVLMVERSGHMLCHAEHSGQMMNEVLQFIQTSGRAGLN; via the coding sequence ATGGAGAGGTGTCTGTTCATCCATGGCTTTACGGGGGGTGAGTATGAAATCTCGCCGCTCGCGCAATTTCTGGAGCGGCATGATTGCCATGCCAGAACGTTTACACTCAAGGGGCATGGGGGCAGCCGGAACGATCTGCTGCAATCCGACAGGCATGAATGGCGGCAAAGCGCCGAAGATCAGCTGCAGGATCTGCTCCTTGGCGGTGGGGGAGTGCATCTGATCGGTTTTTCGACCGGAGCCCTGATCGCTTCCCATTTGTCGGTACAATATCAAGGCCGCATCAAGTCGCTTACCCTGCTGTCCACACCTGTCTTTCCTTTGAATCTGCTGGAGATTGCAAGAACCCTGGGCAGCCCGGTTATGGTTAGAAACTACCTTAGCAAATTCGGAGCGACCCCGGCGAAGGCCACCAAGGAATTCTTGCGTCTGGTGCGGGAGAGCTTCAATATTTATCCGCAGATTGAGATCCCGACTCTGATTGTCCAGGGCCGGAGAGATCATCTCGTGAGAGCCAAAAGCGCGGCTTATCTGCAGCGGACAATCCCCTCAGGAAGCAAGCGGGTATTAATGGTAGAGCGAAGCGGACATATGCTGTGCCACGCTGAACACAGCGGGCAGATGATGAATGAAGTGCTGCAGTTCATACAGACCTCCGGCCGTGCTGGACTGAATTGA